From one Lysinibacillus sp. G4S2 genomic stretch:
- a CDS encoding peptide ABC transporter substrate-binding protein, with protein sequence MNKNKKFLLLTVLAVFSLVLAACGFGGDKSDNSSSSDGNKDSGSKTKELNLAIASEPPSLHPGLAEDTTSSAILVNVFEGLTVSDADGKPTPGMAEKWDISEDKKTYTFHLRDAKWSNGDPVVAGDFEYAWKWALNPENLSAYASIFYPIKGAQAYNEKGGSADGVGIKAEDDKTLVVTLENPTPYFLELTGFKTYLPINQKVTEANKDWYADAGENYVTNGPYKLSDWKHSDSIVLTKNEDYWDASNVDVNTVNVAMIEKESVVATNFKSGSLDYIGKPFQTIDLNVIDEFKKDGSLKIKDEASIYWYKFNTKDKIMSNANIRKALTLAIDRQTLIDNVTKGEQKPATGMVPVAIPGFEEDRGYFKDNDVDGAKAALEAGMKELGIKDPKDIKVNISYNTSEGHAAIAQYIQEEWSKKLGISSQLDNSEWQVYIEKLKTGDYQIGRMGWVADYLDPYTFLEMFDTAKNGNNQTGWENAQYKDLLTKAVAEVDEAKRIDYLKQAEKIAMTEFPVAPIYYYTNLSVVKEGIENLDPNPTGDIHLKYVKMK encoded by the coding sequence ATGAATAAAAACAAAAAGTTTTTATTATTAACAGTCCTTGCAGTCTTTTCATTAGTACTAGCTGCATGTGGCTTCGGCGGTGATAAGTCTGATAATTCCTCATCTTCAGACGGCAACAAAGATTCTGGTTCAAAAACTAAAGAGCTTAACTTAGCAATTGCTTCAGAACCACCATCTTTACACCCAGGACTTGCAGAAGATACTACATCTAGTGCAATCTTAGTTAACGTTTTTGAGGGTCTAACTGTTTCAGACGCTGATGGTAAGCCTACTCCAGGTATGGCTGAGAAATGGGATATAAGTGAAGATAAAAAGACTTATACGTTCCATTTACGTGATGCAAAATGGTCAAATGGTGATCCAGTTGTAGCAGGTGACTTCGAATATGCTTGGAAATGGGCGTTAAATCCAGAAAACCTTTCTGCGTATGCTTCTATTTTCTACCCAATTAAAGGGGCTCAAGCTTACAACGAAAAAGGCGGTTCTGCTGATGGCGTTGGTATCAAAGCTGAAGATGACAAAACTTTAGTCGTAACTTTAGAAAACCCAACTCCATATTTCCTAGAATTAACAGGATTTAAAACTTATTTACCAATTAACCAAAAAGTGACTGAAGCTAATAAAGATTGGTATGCAGACGCTGGTGAAAATTACGTAACAAATGGTCCTTATAAATTAAGCGATTGGAAACATAGCGATTCTATCGTTCTTACAAAGAATGAAGATTATTGGGATGCATCAAATGTTGATGTTAATACTGTAAATGTTGCTATGATTGAAAAAGAATCAGTTGTTGCTACTAACTTTAAATCTGGCTCGCTTGACTATATCGGTAAACCATTCCAAACAATAGATCTTAATGTAATTGATGAATTCAAAAAAGATGGTTCTTTAAAAATCAAGGATGAAGCAAGTATTTATTGGTATAAGTTCAATACAAAAGACAAAATTATGTCTAATGCAAATATCCGTAAAGCGCTTACTTTAGCAATCGATCGTCAAACATTAATTGACAACGTAACTAAAGGTGAACAAAAACCGGCTACAGGTATGGTTCCAGTAGCAATTCCTGGATTTGAAGAAGACCGTGGTTACTTCAAAGATAACGATGTTGATGGAGCGAAAGCGGCTCTTGAAGCAGGGATGAAAGAACTTGGTATTAAAGACCCTAAAGATATTAAAGTTAACATTTCATATAACACTTCTGAAGGGCATGCAGCAATCGCTCAATACATTCAAGAAGAGTGGAGCAAAAAACTTGGTATTTCTTCTCAGTTAGATAACTCAGAATGGCAAGTTTATATAGAAAAATTAAAAACTGGTGACTATCAAATTGGTCGTATGGGCTGGGTAGCTGACTATCTAGATCCATATACATTCCTTGAAATGTTCGATACGGCTAAAAACGGTAACAACCAAACAGGCTGGGAAAATGCTCAATACAAAGATTTATTGACAAAAGCAGTTGCTGAGGTAGACGAAGCTAAACGTATTGATTATTTAAAACAAGCAGAAAAAATTGCTATGACAGAATTCCCAGTTGCACCTATTTACTACTACACTAACCTGTCAGTAGTTAAAGAAGGTATTGAAAACTTAGATCCAAATCCAACTGGTGATATTCACCTTAAATACGTAAAGATGAAATAA
- a CDS encoding ABC transporter permease has product MIKYILKRLMYILLALFVIVSATFFLLRLAPGNPFASERNFPPQIEEKLNETYGLNNPWYIQYKDYLIDAATFNFGESMKYKARSTNDMIAEGFPVSLTLGIEAMLLAIGFGVLIGVVAALYHNKFPDYLATTFAVLGISVPSFILAGLMQYFLAYKLELFPISGWKGFSYSILPALAIAFSHMGFIAKLTRSSMLEQNNSDYVKMARAKGLGKWTIVFRHTLRNALLPVVTYLGPLTAGVVTGSFIVEQIFAIPGLGKHFVQSITNRDYTVVMGTTVFFSIILLFAVLIVDILYSVIDPRIKLKGAKK; this is encoded by the coding sequence GTGATTAAATATATTTTGAAAAGGCTGATGTATATACTTCTCGCGCTTTTCGTCATCGTATCGGCTACGTTTTTCCTATTGCGTCTTGCTCCTGGTAACCCATTTGCATCTGAACGTAATTTCCCTCCTCAAATAGAGGAAAAGTTAAACGAAACGTATGGATTAAATAACCCTTGGTATATTCAGTACAAAGATTATTTAATCGATGCGGCCACTTTTAATTTCGGTGAATCTATGAAATATAAAGCGCGTTCTACAAATGATATGATTGCAGAAGGCTTCCCTGTTTCTTTAACTTTAGGAATTGAAGCTATGCTGCTAGCGATTGGATTTGGTGTATTAATCGGCGTAGTTGCAGCGCTTTATCATAATAAGTTCCCAGATTATTTGGCAACGACCTTTGCGGTGCTTGGTATTTCTGTACCATCATTTATTTTAGCTGGGCTCATGCAATATTTCCTAGCATATAAGCTTGAGTTATTCCCAATTAGCGGATGGAAAGGCTTCAGTTATAGTATATTACCAGCCTTAGCTATTGCATTTTCGCATATGGGCTTTATAGCAAAACTGACACGTTCAAGTATGCTTGAACAAAATAATAGTGATTATGTAAAAATGGCTCGCGCAAAAGGTTTAGGCAAATGGACAATCGTTTTCCGTCATACTTTACGTAATGCCCTTTTACCAGTTGTTACTTATTTAGGTCCATTAACTGCTGGTGTCGTTACAGGTAGCTTCATTGTAGAGCAAATATTTGCGATTCCTGGCTTAGGTAAACACTTTGTACAAAGTATTACGAACCGTGACTATACAGTTGTTATGGGAACGACTGTGTTCTTCTCAATCATTCTTTTATTTGCGGTACTCATCGTAGATATTTTATATAGTGTTATCGATCCGCGAATTAAGCTGAAAGGAGCGAAAAAGTAA
- a CDS encoding ABC transporter ATP-binding protein: protein MSKTILEVKDLRINFKTYAGLVHAVRGVNFDLKEGETLAIVGESGSGKSVTSNALMKLIPQPPGIYASGQILFNGRDLVPLSDKAMSKIRGNEIAMIFQDPMTSLNPTMKVGRQITEVILQHKKVSKADAKKRAIELLTQVGIPFPEKRFNQYPHEFSGGMRQRVVIAIALAANPKLLIADEPTTALDVTIQAQILELMKEIQKNSKTSIIFITHDLGVVANVADRVAVMYAGQIVEYGTVNDIFYNPKHPYTWGLLGSMPDLDNDTDELLRTIPGSPPDLINPPKGDAFAARNEFAMAIDYEQEPPMFQVSETHYAKTWLLHPDAPKIPLPDAVAKRIEGYLAKEAQQND, encoded by the coding sequence ATGAGTAAAACTATTTTAGAAGTAAAAGATTTAAGAATTAACTTTAAAACTTATGCAGGGCTTGTTCACGCTGTACGTGGTGTAAACTTTGATCTAAAAGAAGGTGAAACACTCGCAATCGTTGGTGAATCTGGTTCTGGTAAAAGTGTTACAAGTAACGCATTAATGAAACTAATTCCACAGCCACCTGGTATTTATGCGTCAGGACAGATTTTATTTAACGGTCGTGATTTAGTGCCGTTAAGCGATAAAGCAATGTCAAAAATACGTGGAAATGAAATTGCAATGATTTTCCAAGATCCAATGACAAGTTTAAACCCGACGATGAAGGTCGGACGTCAAATAACTGAAGTTATTTTACAACATAAAAAAGTTTCTAAAGCTGATGCTAAAAAACGTGCAATCGAACTATTAACTCAGGTAGGTATCCCCTTCCCTGAAAAACGTTTTAACCAATACCCGCATGAATTTTCAGGCGGTATGCGTCAACGTGTTGTTATTGCCATTGCCCTTGCAGCTAATCCTAAACTTCTAATTGCCGATGAGCCAACAACAGCATTAGACGTTACAATTCAAGCGCAAATTTTAGAGCTAATGAAAGAAATCCAAAAAAATTCGAAAACATCTATCATTTTCATTACTCATGATTTAGGTGTCGTTGCTAACGTTGCTGACCGAGTGGCAGTTATGTATGCAGGCCAAATCGTCGAATATGGTACTGTTAATGATATTTTCTATAATCCTAAGCATCCGTATACATGGGGTCTACTCGGTTCAATGCCAGACTTAGATAATGATACTGATGAGCTATTACGCACGATTCCTGGTTCACCACCGGATCTTATCAACCCTCCAAAGGGCGATGCGTTTGCTGCTCGTAATGAATTCGCAATGGCTATTGACTATGAGCAAGAACCTCCGATGTTCCAAGTAAGCGAAACACACTATGCCAAAACTTGGTTGTTACATCCTGATGCGCCAAAAATTCCGCTTCCAGATGCAGTTGCTAAACGTATTGAAGGATATTTAGCAAAGGAGGCACAACAAAATGACTAA
- a CDS encoding ABC transporter permease: MTQQQIEKDKFKIVGGNHEATEKLADKSVSFWKEVFIRFSQNKMAIFGLIALIGIVLMATFVPMFSQYHYSEQLGSYNAPPSAEFWFGTDDLGRDIFVRVWAGARISLLIGFAAAIIDLIIGVLWGSISGLAGGRVDNIMMRIADVLTAIPYLLVVIVLLVVLKPGIVPMIIALSITGWIQMARIVRGEVLSIKNQEYVLAARTLGASTWHLILKHLVPNALGAILVTMTLTVPSAIFTESFLSYLGLGVPAPQASWGTMASEGNAAITNAPWRLIFPALFISLTIFAFNAVGDGLRDALDPKLRK, from the coding sequence ATGACTCAGCAACAAATCGAAAAAGATAAATTTAAAATTGTTGGCGGAAATCATGAAGCAACTGAAAAATTAGCTGATAAATCTGTCTCCTTCTGGAAGGAAGTATTTATTCGTTTTTCCCAAAATAAAATGGCGATTTTTGGTTTAATCGCTTTAATAGGTATTGTTTTAATGGCTACCTTTGTGCCAATGTTTTCACAATACCACTATAGTGAGCAATTAGGTTCGTATAATGCTCCGCCATCGGCAGAATTTTGGTTTGGTACAGATGATTTAGGTCGAGACATTTTCGTTCGAGTATGGGCTGGCGCTCGTATTTCTTTACTCATTGGTTTTGCTGCTGCCATTATTGATTTGATTATTGGCGTATTATGGGGAAGTATTTCTGGTTTAGCAGGCGGTCGTGTTGATAATATAATGATGCGTATTGCCGATGTTCTAACAGCTATACCCTACCTTTTAGTTGTTATTGTACTTTTAGTAGTATTAAAACCAGGTATTGTACCAATGATTATCGCATTATCTATTACAGGTTGGATTCAAATGGCTCGCATTGTTCGCGGTGAAGTCTTATCTATTAAGAATCAAGAATATGTACTTGCTGCTCGTACTTTAGGTGCTAGCACATGGCATTTAATTTTAAAACATTTAGTGCCAAATGCACTTGGTGCGATTTTAGTAACAATGACATTAACAGTGCCATCTGCTATTTTTACAGAGTCTTTCCTTAGTTATCTAGGACTTGGGGTTCCTGCTCCACAAGCCTCGTGGGGAACAATGGCTTCTGAAGGTAATGCCGCAATTACAAATGCTCCTTGGCGTTTAATATTCCCTGCATTGTTCATTTCACTAACAATCTTTGCATTTAACGCAGTTGGTGACGGCTTACGTGATGCATTAGATCCAAAACTACGTAAATAA